The proteins below are encoded in one region of Myxococcales bacterium:
- a CDS encoding alpha-ketoacid dehydrogenase subunit beta, whose protein sequence is MPEMNMVQALNSALRSEMHSDDRVVVMGEDVGQVGGVFRVTQGLFKEFGEKRVIDTPLAEGGIIGSAIGMAMYGMRPVPEIQFADFIFPAFDQIVSEAAKYRYRTGGEFSCPMVVRAPVGGGIRGGHYHSQSPESLFIHNAGLKVVCPSNPYDAKGLLLASIRDDDPVLFFEPKRVYRAVKTDVPEEPYLIPLSEAKVVREGRHVTVIAWGAMLFEALESAENAARHGIEAEVIDLRTLWPVDIDTILESIKKTGRVVVVHEAAKSCGFGAELVSLIAENAFLHLEAPPVRVTGWDTPFPYTLENEYLPLAHRITPALLQAARY, encoded by the coding sequence ATGCCTGAGATGAATATGGTTCAAGCCCTTAACAGTGCCCTTCGGAGCGAAATGCACTCCGATGACCGGGTCGTTGTGATGGGAGAAGACGTTGGCCAAGTGGGTGGCGTGTTTCGAGTCACACAAGGTTTGTTCAAGGAGTTTGGTGAAAAGCGCGTGATTGACACACCGCTTGCTGAAGGCGGCATCATTGGTTCAGCCATCGGCATGGCGATGTACGGTATGCGTCCGGTGCCTGAAATCCAGTTTGCCGATTTTATATTTCCGGCTTTTGATCAAATCGTAAGTGAAGCTGCCAAGTACCGTTACCGCACGGGTGGAGAGTTTAGTTGCCCCATGGTGGTGCGTGCACCTGTGGGTGGTGGCATTCGCGGGGGGCACTATCACTCCCAATCACCCGAGTCACTCTTTATCCATAATGCAGGTCTCAAAGTGGTCTGTCCGTCAAACCCTTACGATGCAAAAGGCCTTTTGCTGGCCTCTATTCGTGATGATGACCCCGTTTTATTTTTTGAGCCCAAGCGCGTCTATCGTGCTGTTAAGACGGACGTACCTGAAGAGCCTTATTTGATTCCGCTCAGTGAAGCTAAAGTGGTACGTGAGGGTCGCCATGTCACAGTGATTGCTTGGGGCGCGATGTTGTTTGAAGCTTTGGAGTCGGCTGAGAATGCTGCACGTCATGGTATCGAAGCTGAAGTGATTGATTTACGAACACTGTGGCCGGTTGATATCGATACGATTCTTGAAAGCATCAAAAAGACAGGCCGTGTTGTGGTCGTACATGAAGCAGCAAAGAGTTGTGGATTTGGCGCAGAACTTGTATCGCTTATTGCTGAAAATGCGTTTTTGCATCTTGAGGCACCACCGGTGCGTGTTACGGGTTGGGATACGCCCTTTCCCTATACCTTAGAGAACGAATATTTACCGCTGGCGCATCGTATTACCCCGGCTCTTTTGCAGGCCGCTCGTTATTGA
- a CDS encoding trypsin-like serine protease: MFCALKKGMNPLCHRFTIIAITGCMVACSVALDGEPIDTDTSKIRWGDSSSLHRACYLHSYPGGGELDACSCVVISPTQILTAGHCLNEGDPIRVGFYNERDLISVVFQKEFHRLKNVVYGDGLAVATLDEEFHRDFQSEVISELKQLWEDNPMVLAAAPPGDDGLHPENEMLWAVGRMNGDGTNVPDDLAEFGFGDFGRYQTQTFVDEITSYILKNNSIDVTDKGDSGGPLVQFAMHPDMPTTLYGILTRGNGDCTGESFPKEPCGWNEWIRVDQQSDGGLWLQENGFFQ, translated from the coding sequence ATGTTTTGTGCACTAAAAAAGGGAATGAATCCACTTTGTCATCGTTTTACGATCATCGCGATCACGGGTTGCATGGTTGCCTGTTCGGTGGCGCTTGACGGTGAACCGATCGATACAGACACATCGAAGATTCGTTGGGGTGATAGTTCGAGTTTACATAGAGCATGCTATTTGCACAGTTATCCAGGTGGGGGTGAGTTGGACGCCTGTTCTTGTGTCGTGATATCGCCAACACAAATACTAACAGCTGGCCATTGTCTCAACGAAGGAGACCCTATTCGAGTGGGTTTTTACAACGAACGCGATTTGATATCCGTTGTATTTCAAAAAGAGTTCCACCGACTTAAGAATGTTGTCTATGGAGATGGTCTCGCCGTTGCTACGCTCGATGAAGAGTTTCATCGCGATTTTCAATCGGAAGTAATTTCAGAGCTTAAACAACTTTGGGAAGATAACCCGATGGTTCTTGCTGCCGCTCCGCCAGGGGACGATGGATTGCATCCCGAAAACGAGATGTTGTGGGCCGTAGGTCGAATGAATGGTGACGGAACCAATGTTCCTGACGATCTTGCTGAATTTGGATTCGGTGATTTTGGTCGTTATCAGACACAAACCTTTGTGGACGAGATCACGTCTTACATCCTCAAGAACAACTCTATTGATGTGACCGATAAGGGTGACTCGGGAGGACCTTTGGTGCAGTTTGCCATGCATCCAGACATGCCCACCACGTTGTACGGAATTCTCACGAGAGGAAATGGTGATTGCACAGGAGAAAGTTTCCCCAAAGAACCCTGTGGCTGGAACGAATGGATACGAGTCGACCAGCAATCCGATGGCGGGCTATGGCTACAAGAAAACGGTTTTTTTCAATAG
- a CDS encoding thiamine pyrophosphate-dependent dehydrogenase E1 component subunit alpha, whose protein sequence is MGFHIGSAGEEAAIVASAAAMREVDWIFPCYREFGALLWRGMPLQGYIDNMYGNSNDSCRGRQMPDHYSGKPYRFASVSSPIGTQLPQAVGFSWAAKLKDEKIAVAVYLGEGATSSADFHTAMNFAGVFQTPTVFLIRNNGWAISVPASHQTAAKSFADKGAAYGVPAVRVDGNDALAVYKTVKAAAEEAAAGEGSKLIEMLTYRMSGHSTSDDPRAYRSEQEVEAWQQKDPIVRLRKYLESNQAWSEKDESDCVEQLRTELKACIKKAEESERPSIASMFEDVYREKPWHLKEQQRQAEQGPRHKANH, encoded by the coding sequence ATTGGTTTTCACATTGGCTCGGCTGGTGAAGAAGCTGCCATTGTGGCTTCGGCGGCAGCGATGCGTGAAGTGGATTGGATTTTTCCCTGCTACCGTGAGTTTGGTGCACTGCTTTGGCGAGGTATGCCGCTTCAAGGCTACATTGATAACATGTACGGCAATAGCAACGATTCGTGTAGAGGTCGTCAAATGCCGGATCACTACAGTGGGAAGCCTTATCGTTTCGCTTCAGTGAGCTCGCCTATTGGAACCCAGCTTCCCCAAGCAGTGGGCTTTTCGTGGGCGGCCAAACTAAAAGATGAGAAAATTGCTGTAGCTGTCTATCTTGGCGAAGGTGCTACAAGCTCGGCTGATTTTCATACGGCGATGAATTTCGCAGGTGTGTTTCAGACCCCAACCGTGTTTTTGATTCGCAACAATGGCTGGGCGATCAGTGTTCCTGCAAGTCATCAAACTGCAGCCAAAAGCTTTGCCGATAAAGGCGCAGCCTATGGTGTTCCCGCAGTGCGCGTCGATGGTAATGATGCGCTTGCTGTTTATAAAACAGTCAAAGCAGCTGCCGAAGAAGCTGCCGCGGGCGAGGGGTCAAAGCTGATTGAGATGCTCACCTATCGTATGAGTGGTCATTCGACCAGTGACGATCCACGGGCTTACCGCTCGGAGCAGGAAGTTGAAGCTTGGCAGCAAAAAGATCCCATTGTGCGTTTGCGCAAGTATCTAGAAAGCAATCAAGCTTGGAGCGAAAAAGACGAAAGCGATTGTGTTGAGCAACTTCGCACCGAACTCAAAGCCTGTATTAAGAAGGCTGAAGAATCCGAACGTCCTTCGATCGCATCGATGTTTGAAGATGTCTACCGAGAAAAACCCTGGCACCTTAAAGAACAACAGCGGCAAGCTGAACAAGGTCCACGTCACAAGGCCAATCATTAG
- a CDS encoding rhomboid family intramembrane serine protease, whose protein sequence is MIVQNPLFGGMSGIVYGLLGYLWIRGKYDPSYGIRLNPQIVMFMLGWFVLCLTGLVGHVANVVHGAGLFMGAAWGYLASKHWLRVFRR, encoded by the coding sequence ATGATTGTACAAAACCCGCTGTTTGGCGGCATGTCTGGCATTGTCTACGGTTTGCTTGGCTATCTCTGGATTCGAGGCAAATATGATCCAAGCTACGGTATTCGTCTCAACCCTCAGATTGTCATGTTCATGCTTGGCTGGTTTGTCTTGTGCCTAACGGGCCTTGTCGGTCATGTAGCCAATGTCGTTCACGGCGCAGGACTCTTCATGGGCGCAGCCTGGGGCTACCTTGCATCAAAACACTGGCTCAGAGTGTTTCGTCGCTAA
- the lipA gene encoding lipoyl synthase — MAVSARKPQWLRVRIPGGERYNKLREMFGKLKLATVCEEARCPNIGECWGEGTATIMILGDTCTRGCRFCAVTSGNPRGVVDTDEPQKVAEALAVVDLAYVVLTMVDRDDIHDGGASHVAKTVRNIKERSPELLVETLIGDFAGVQKDVVTVVEQGRPDVFAHNVEVVPRLQRSMRDARCSWERSSDVLKWARAAGANITKSSLMVGCGETEAEMLEAMEMLREADVDVLTIGQYLRPTPKHAPLIRYVEPDEFDRYREAGLQMGFKFVASGPLVRSSYRAAEGFIQGILKGADSPIENRYGKKRRHLQVVNSWT, encoded by the coding sequence GTGGCAGTATCAGCTCGAAAACCACAGTGGCTAAGGGTTCGCATTCCGGGAGGGGAGCGTTACAACAAACTGCGCGAGATGTTTGGCAAACTCAAGCTGGCTACTGTGTGCGAAGAAGCACGCTGCCCAAATATTGGAGAGTGCTGGGGCGAAGGCACTGCGACGATCATGATCCTCGGCGATACCTGCACGCGCGGTTGTCGTTTTTGTGCGGTCACATCGGGCAATCCACGGGGCGTTGTCGATACGGATGAGCCACAAAAGGTGGCTGAGGCTTTGGCCGTGGTGGACCTTGCCTATGTGGTGTTAACCATGGTGGACCGTGATGATATCCATGACGGTGGTGCTTCGCATGTTGCTAAAACGGTACGCAATATTAAAGAGCGTAGTCCCGAGTTACTGGTTGAGACCTTGATCGGGGACTTTGCGGGCGTGCAAAAAGATGTAGTCACGGTGGTTGAGCAGGGCAGACCGGATGTCTTTGCACATAACGTTGAAGTGGTGCCGCGCTTGCAACGTTCAATGCGTGATGCACGTTGCTCATGGGAGCGTTCCAGCGATGTTCTCAAGTGGGCACGGGCTGCGGGCGCGAATATTACCAAATCCTCTCTTATGGTAGGATGCGGCGAGACCGAGGCTGAGATGCTTGAAGCCATGGAAATGCTCCGTGAAGCCGATGTCGATGTACTTACGATTGGACAGTATTTGCGCCCAACGCCTAAACACGCCCCGCTTATTCGTTACGTTGAGCCGGACGAGTTCGATCGCTACCGCGAAGCGGGCTTGCAAATGGGCTTTAAATTTGTGGCTTCAGGACCTTTGGTGCGATCAAGTTACCGAGCTGCTGAAGGATTCATTCAGGGCATCCTCAAAGGTGCCGATTCTCCTATTGAAAACCGCTACGGGAAAAAACGTCGACACTTGCAGGTGGTGAATTCATGGACATGA
- a CDS encoding Fic family protein has translation MKIPQRPPRLQDLFEHLSKRREPREFANWVKSIGSCVTTTQGERYLHWDKLRYRQPPPETTLDEWWFALKFNRMANQREIPLIDSAQRKFSFTTINAIEEAQFEITKSAAGRIRVPELLEQGDRDYYVMKSLFTEAITSSQLEGAAVTRDIAQEMLRTERAPKDKHEQMILNNYLTMLRILELKDQPLSKEVVFEIHRLVTEKTLDNEGAAGRFRKATEHIQVKDDYDKVYHLPPPASELETRMQAMCDFANKKDTRCFYPSGVAGYYNPFLACL, from the coding sequence ATGAAGATACCGCAAAGGCCTCCTAGGCTTCAGGACTTGTTTGAGCATCTGTCAAAACGACGCGAGCCCAGAGAGTTTGCCAATTGGGTCAAATCGATTGGAAGCTGCGTAACCACAACACAAGGCGAGCGCTACCTTCACTGGGATAAACTGAGATATCGACAGCCGCCGCCTGAGACTACATTAGACGAGTGGTGGTTTGCGTTGAAATTCAATCGCATGGCAAATCAACGTGAGATCCCGTTGATAGACAGCGCTCAGCGAAAATTTTCCTTCACGACCATCAACGCAATTGAAGAAGCTCAGTTTGAGATTACGAAGAGCGCTGCCGGGCGGATCAGAGTGCCCGAGCTCCTTGAGCAAGGTGATAGGGATTACTACGTGATGAAATCGCTTTTCACCGAAGCGATCACCTCAAGTCAACTCGAAGGCGCTGCCGTCACACGCGATATTGCGCAGGAGATGTTGCGCACCGAAAGGGCCCCAAAAGACAAACATGAGCAGATGATTCTCAACAACTATCTCACGATGCTACGCATCTTAGAGCTCAAAGATCAACCGCTGAGCAAAGAAGTGGTATTCGAGATTCATCGTCTTGTTACAGAAAAAACACTGGACAACGAAGGTGCAGCCGGACGTTTTCGAAAAGCAACTGAACATATCCAGGTCAAAGATGATTACGATAAAGTCTACCATCTGCCGCCACCTGCCTCGGAACTCGAAACACGCATGCAGGCCATGTGTGACTTCGCCAACAAAAAAGACACCCGATGCTTTTATCCATCCGGTGTTGCGGGCTATTATAATCCATTTTTGGCTTGCCTATGA
- a CDS encoding 2-oxo acid dehydrogenase subunit E2, translating to MMRFEFRMPDIGEGVSEGEIVEWHVKPGDNVEEEQAMVEVTTDKASVTIDMPTSGVVTELCAKVGDIVNVGTVIAVIETKASEKPSSSRRPSAPATPAATAVGDIKDSLLPGMAAFQKSRQKNSPTTQGNGHSQPPPPYFADKPMATPATRKLARDLGVDLRQVKPSGDSARVTKPDVMNFVNGVEQHMAASNYMHSSQGAMTPARRDSVPAPKKAELLSEPPTQVHDMEERRPFVGIRRRIAERMQHAKNTAAHFTFVEECDVGRLQDLRESLKEEAQANDVKLAYLPFIVKAVVAALKKHPELNTILDEEANELVTRKYHHIGIATATERGLLVPVVRNADQLSVMEVAKEIERLAKGAREGSLSTSELHGSTFTVTSLGKHGGLFATPVLNFPEVGILAVHRMRQRAIVKDGQITIGNVMLLSFSFDHRLIDGHVGAAFAYEIIHYLENPGRLFLEMR from the coding sequence ATTATGCGTTTCGAATTTCGCATGCCCGATATTGGTGAAGGAGTTTCTGAAGGCGAGATTGTCGAATGGCATGTCAAGCCAGGCGATAACGTCGAAGAAGAACAAGCTATGGTCGAAGTCACCACCGACAAAGCGTCGGTGACCATCGATATGCCAACCTCAGGCGTTGTCACCGAGCTTTGTGCCAAAGTAGGTGACATCGTTAACGTGGGTACGGTTATTGCTGTGATTGAAACCAAAGCTTCTGAGAAACCGTCATCAAGCCGGCGCCCGTCTGCACCGGCAACTCCTGCAGCAACAGCGGTGGGCGACATTAAAGATTCATTGCTGCCGGGTATGGCTGCTTTTCAAAAAAGTCGTCAGAAAAACAGCCCGACCACTCAAGGCAACGGGCATTCACAGCCACCACCTCCGTATTTTGCAGATAAACCAATGGCTACCCCGGCGACGCGTAAACTTGCGCGCGACCTTGGCGTCGATCTTCGGCAAGTCAAACCCAGCGGAGACAGTGCTCGAGTGACCAAGCCTGATGTTATGAATTTTGTAAACGGCGTGGAGCAGCACATGGCGGCTTCGAACTATATGCATTCGAGTCAAGGTGCGATGACACCTGCTCGGCGCGATTCGGTTCCGGCGCCTAAGAAAGCCGAACTTCTTAGTGAGCCGCCAACCCAAGTGCACGACATGGAAGAGCGAAGGCCATTCGTGGGCATCCGTAGGCGCATTGCTGAGCGCATGCAGCACGCAAAGAACACGGCTGCTCATTTTACCTTTGTTGAAGAGTGCGATGTAGGCCGTCTTCAGGATTTACGCGAAAGTCTCAAAGAAGAAGCCCAAGCCAACGATGTGAAGCTTGCCTATTTGCCTTTTATTGTTAAAGCAGTTGTTGCAGCTCTGAAGAAACATCCCGAGCTCAATACCATCCTTGATGAAGAAGCCAATGAGCTTGTCACGCGGAAGTACCATCACATCGGCATTGCAACGGCAACGGAACGAGGTTTGCTTGTGCCGGTGGTGCGCAACGCCGATCAACTTTCGGTCATGGAAGTCGCCAAAGAAATCGAACGCCTTGCTAAAGGTGCTCGCGAGGGTTCTCTTTCGACCTCCGAGTTGCACGGCTCAACTTTTACTGTGACGTCTCTTGGAAAGCACGGAGGCTTGTTCGCTACGCCTGTCCTTAACTTTCCTGAAGTAGGCATCCTTGCCGTGCATCGTATGAGGCAACGTGCGATTGTCAAAGATGGACAAATCACCATCGGCAACGTGATGCTTTTGTCGTTTTCCTTTGACCATCGTTTGATTGATGGTCACGTAGGCGCAGCCTTTGCTTACGAGATCATTCATTATCTAGAGAATCCCGGTCGGCTCTTTTTAGAGATGCGTTGA
- the eat gene encoding ethanolamine permease: MPDPKPTGKGVRYEEVHEAYFEARGLRRHAGVWSLWALGVGAVISGDFFGWNFGLGFGGFGGMIFATAIVAVMYAGLCYSIAEMTAALPHTGGAYSFARTALGPWGGYVTGLAENMEYVLTPAVIVVGIGGYLGAIFETPESLEPLWWFLSYALFVIINIIGVELAFKMTVVITFAALAVLLVFFVGALPHVDIARYGFGVTQAQSITWLPHGVSGILRALPFAIWFFLAIEQLPLAAEEAHAPQRDLPKGLTWGFLTLTVCAFGTLFFNSVIPPGAQVIASSEEPLFDGFRTIFGSGLASKLLAAVALTGLLASFHAIIYAGGRQIYSLSRAGYFPRFLSLTHKKRKTPHVALFVGSVLGFAVTLAVRWLGKEQMVGAVLLSMAVFGAMIAYLLQMISFIVLRLRFESIERPYRSPFGIAGAMTASIIALVTLIALFIGEAMFVQAVIGAALWYACGLAYFALHARHRLVYSPEEAFAEKHLKQLL, from the coding sequence ATGCCCGATCCGAAACCCACTGGTAAAGGCGTTCGTTACGAAGAGGTGCATGAGGCTTATTTTGAGGCGCGGGGGCTGAGGCGGCATGCGGGGGTTTGGTCGCTTTGGGCGCTTGGGGTTGGGGCGGTGATCTCGGGCGATTTTTTTGGCTGGAACTTTGGGCTTGGTTTTGGTGGTTTTGGCGGAATGATTTTTGCCACGGCGATTGTGGCCGTGATGTACGCGGGGCTTTGCTACAGCATTGCGGAGATGACTGCGGCGCTTCCGCATACGGGCGGCGCTTATTCTTTTGCGCGCACAGCGCTCGGACCTTGGGGTGGTTACGTCACGGGTTTGGCCGAGAACATGGAGTATGTGCTTACGCCGGCGGTCATCGTTGTGGGCATCGGTGGTTATCTTGGGGCGATTTTCGAGACGCCCGAGAGCTTGGAACCGCTTTGGTGGTTTTTAAGTTATGCGCTTTTTGTGATCATCAACATCATTGGTGTTGAGCTTGCATTCAAGATGACCGTGGTGATTACTTTTGCCGCGCTCGCAGTGTTGCTAGTATTTTTTGTTGGCGCGCTGCCGCACGTGGACATTGCACGCTACGGTTTTGGCGTGACTCAAGCGCAGAGCATTACCTGGCTTCCTCACGGTGTTTCAGGAATACTTCGGGCGCTACCCTTTGCGATTTGGTTTTTTTTGGCGATCGAGCAACTCCCCTTGGCTGCCGAAGAAGCGCACGCGCCGCAACGTGATTTGCCCAAAGGCCTTACCTGGGGTTTTTTGACTTTGACCGTGTGTGCCTTTGGCACTTTGTTTTTCAATAGTGTGATTCCGCCCGGTGCGCAGGTTATCGCAAGCTCTGAAGAGCCGCTCTTTGATGGTTTTCGCACCATCTTCGGCAGCGGTCTTGCATCAAAGCTGCTTGCGGCGGTGGCGCTCACAGGTCTTCTTGCAAGCTTTCATGCGATCATCTACGCAGGCGGCCGGCAGATTTATTCGCTTTCGCGCGCTGGCTACTTTCCGCGCTTTTTATCGCTCACTCACAAAAAACGTAAAACTCCGCACGTGGCTTTGTTTGTAGGCAGCGTACTTGGCTTTGCTGTGACGCTCGCGGTGCGCTGGCTTGGAAAGGAGCAAATGGTTGGGGCCGTGCTTTTAAGCATGGCCGTGTTTGGCGCAATGATCGCCTATTTGCTGCAAATGATTTCTTTCATTGTGTTGCGCTTACGCTTTGAATCAATTGAACGTCCTTACCGTAGTCCGTTTGGTATTGCAGGCGCGATGACTGCGTCAATTATCGCGCTCGTTACACTTATCGCACTTTTCATTGGTGAAGCGATGTTTGTGCAAGCGGTCATCGGTGCTGCGTTATGGTATGCGTGTGGTTTGGCTTACTTTGCGCTGCACGCACGCCATCGTCTTGTCTACTCGCCCGAAGAAGCTTTTGCTGAGAAGCATTTGAAACAATTGCTGTGA
- a CDS encoding rhomboid family intramembrane serine protease, with product MRRLSTFQNEKAAKTFGAYLYTQGITNEVRPLNEEPWAVWIHAESDLEKAHDLLEQYEKEPNDPKYKAAWDQAQILLKQEQKAQAEELKKHINLRKQLAQRQALRLGRVTLILIAFSVLVAVMTKLGEDHNVVRHFTIVNYKQQGEYISWNLARDLQSGQLWRLVTPIFVHFGFLHLLFNMWWLKDLGSVIENRQSSLFLLVMVLVIAVVSNVAQL from the coding sequence ATGCGAAGGCTCAGTACATTCCAAAACGAAAAAGCAGCAAAAACCTTTGGTGCATACCTCTACACACAGGGCATTACCAATGAAGTGCGTCCTTTAAATGAGGAGCCTTGGGCGGTCTGGATTCATGCGGAGTCGGACTTGGAAAAAGCCCATGACCTGCTTGAGCAGTACGAAAAGGAGCCGAACGATCCCAAATACAAAGCAGCCTGGGATCAAGCTCAGATCTTACTTAAACAAGAGCAAAAAGCACAAGCTGAAGAGTTAAAGAAACACATCAACTTACGCAAACAGCTGGCCCAACGCCAAGCACTTCGCTTGGGTAGAGTGACGTTAATTTTGATCGCGTTTAGCGTGCTTGTCGCCGTGATGACAAAGCTCGGTGAAGATCACAATGTCGTGCGACACTTCACTATTGTAAACTACAAGCAGCAAGGTGAATACATCAGTTGGAATCTTGCTCGCGATTTGCAATCAGGACAGCTATGGCGACTTGTTACGCCCATCTTTGTGCATTTTGGTTTTTTGCATCTGCTCTTCAACATGTGGTGGCTTAAAGACCTTGGCAGCGTAATTGAAAACCGTCAAAGCTCTTTGTTTTTGTTGGTCATGGTTCTTGTGATTGCGGTGGTATCCAACGTTGCGCAATTATGA
- the pgmB gene encoding beta-phosphoglucomutase, with product MSIKAFIFDLDGVITDTAVYHFMAWKKLADELGIAFDEKDNERLKGVSRIRSLEIILEKSDKQYSAAEIDTLADIKNEDYKALIRTITPKDILPGVKQAFAWLKSHEIKIGLASASKNAAVVVEALGMTKDFDYIADAAKIKNSKPAPDVFLDVATALKFSPGQCVGIEDAAAGIEAIKTAGMFAVGIGDAKILNQADLIFSAMSHFDPETVLKNARS from the coding sequence AGTTTATCATTTTATGGCTTGGAAAAAGCTAGCCGACGAGTTGGGTATTGCGTTTGATGAAAAAGACAACGAGCGGCTAAAAGGCGTGAGCCGTATTCGATCTTTGGAAATCATTCTGGAAAAATCCGACAAGCAATACAGCGCAGCTGAGATAGATACACTGGCTGATATAAAGAACGAAGACTACAAAGCACTCATCCGCACCATCACGCCCAAAGATATTTTGCCCGGTGTAAAGCAAGCTTTTGCTTGGCTCAAGTCGCATGAGATTAAAATAGGCCTGGCTTCGGCAAGTAAAAATGCCGCCGTGGTTGTTGAAGCACTGGGTATGACAAAAGACTTTGATTACATTGCTGACGCAGCAAAGATCAAAAACAGCAAACCCGCTCCAGATGTTTTTCTGGATGTGGCCACGGCTCTAAAATTTTCACCCGGTCAATGCGTAGGCATTGAAGATGCCGCGGCCGGCATCGAAGCTATCAAAACAGCAGGCATGTTTGCTGTTGGAATTGGTGATGCAAAAATTCTCAACCAAGCTGATCTGATCTTTAGCGCGATGAGCCACTTTGATCCCGAAACAGTGCTAAAAAACGCGCGCTCGTAG
- a CDS encoding LysR family transcriptional regulator, translated as MDGIDLDGITTFVRVVEKGGISPAARFLAVPKSTVSRRLSRLEEELGVQLLRRSSRQIRLTQAGETFFGQVVSAIDRLIDATEIVRDVGAEPIGEIRITAPEDFSHMLAAIIHRFCNIHPGIRIYVELSNRIVDLVREGFDLAIRAGELHDSALVARKVMSTELWLVAAPAYLKEHGKPRNIASLSKHPAVLFRAKDNQQQWTLNKSGQSQSVEVQGTINTTAYSISAALVEAGSGIALIPSFLAAKSINAGALERVLPSWLAKAGAVHVVQPASRYLPERVRLFKDYLIKHIEPCAQKGMFA; from the coding sequence ATGGATGGCATTGATTTAGATGGTATTACGACCTTTGTGCGTGTGGTTGAAAAAGGAGGCATTAGCCCCGCAGCCCGTTTCTTAGCGGTACCCAAATCCACTGTCTCCCGGCGCTTGAGTCGTTTGGAAGAAGAACTTGGCGTACAACTGCTAAGGCGAAGCTCACGTCAGATTCGTCTTACGCAAGCCGGGGAAACTTTTTTCGGGCAGGTTGTCTCTGCCATCGATCGACTGATCGATGCAACTGAGATTGTTCGCGACGTTGGAGCCGAGCCCATCGGAGAAATACGAATCACGGCTCCGGAAGATTTTAGTCATATGCTTGCAGCGATCATTCATCGCTTTTGCAATATCCATCCAGGCATACGCATCTACGTCGAGCTAAGCAATCGCATCGTTGATTTGGTGCGGGAAGGATTTGATTTGGCAATACGAGCAGGCGAGTTGCACGACTCGGCGCTAGTGGCACGCAAGGTCATGAGCACCGAGCTATGGCTTGTCGCAGCACCGGCGTATCTCAAAGAACATGGCAAACCGCGAAACATCGCTTCGCTTAGCAAACATCCAGCCGTGTTATTTCGCGCTAAGGACAATCAGCAACAGTGGACACTCAATAAAAGCGGGCAAAGCCAAAGCGTTGAAGTCCAAGGCACCATTAACACAACCGCATACAGTATTAGCGCGGCACTGGTTGAAGCCGGTAGCGGCATTGCCCTCATCCCATCGTTTCTTGCAGCCAAAAGTATTAACGCAGGAGCATTGGAGCGGGTTCTGCCTTCTTGGCTAGCCAAAGCAGGCGCGGTGCACGTAGTACAACCAGCCAGTCGGTATCTCCCGGAACGCGTGCGTTTGTTCAAAGACTATCTTATCAAGCACATCGAGCCCTGCGCACAAAAAGGCATGTTCGCCTAG
- a CDS encoding Fic family protein has product MRAIIIHFWLAYDHPFVDGNGRTARALFYWSMLRSEYWLFEYISISNMILEAPKKYYRAFLYTETDDNDLTYFLLYHLEIIQKAIKALYAYIARKSEERRDVWNKLEHEQDLNERQINVLSNALKNTHYSLSIKHHQHTYKVVYQTARADLLELEEKGFLKSKKVGRKFVFYPAPDLKRRLEH; this is encoded by the coding sequence TTGCGGGCTATTATAATCCATTTTTGGCTTGCCTATGATCATCCTTTTGTGGATGGTAATGGACGCACGGCACGTGCGCTTTTTTATTGGTCGATGCTGAGATCTGAATACTGGTTGTTTGAGTACATCTCAATTTCCAACATGATTCTCGAAGCTCCGAAAAAATACTATCGCGCCTTTCTGTACACCGAAACCGACGATAACGACCTTACGTATTTTCTGCTGTATCATCTGGAGATCATCCAAAAAGCAATCAAAGCGCTTTATGCTTACATTGCTAGAAAATCTGAGGAGCGCAGAGACGTATGGAATAAGCTGGAACATGAACAAGACCTAAACGAGCGCCAAATTAACGTGCTTAGTAATGCTCTGAAAAACACTCACTATAGCCTAAGCATTAAGCACCATCAGCACACCTACAAGGTTGTGTATCAAACTGCGCGGGCGGATCTTTTGGAGCTCGAGGAAAAGGGTTTTTTGAAAAGCAAGAAGGTGGGCCGCAAGTTTGTCTTCTATCCAGCGCCTGATCTAAAGAGACGGTTAGAGCACTAA